In the genome of Eggerthella sp. YY7918, one region contains:
- a CDS encoding non-ribosomal peptide synthetase: MMDEIRCLLEEMADAGIRLWVEDGKLKFRAPSGAMTVERANLIKKNRDAVIAALNEPRPIKREPEKRYDPYPLTDIQQAYQLGKSEAYPYGGVGCQGYMEISLGGVEFERLNNAWRKVVARHDVLHSVISEDGYQQVLEEYDVGLIEFVEAESRSLEEVASECRRTMDHKDYATSVHPYELKVSTDGIKSILHISVNLALCDFLSITIILNDLARAYDGEQLDSSDEISFRDFVMDAKTRGVSSPSLKADEEYWSARIDELPPAPMLPMGPNPDVRTGVRFIRHQMSLTDNEWAEFRRTSAEKGVTPTAALVAAFSDTLALWAESSDFTINMTMLNRGDDIPGIMRTVGDFTMSSLLGLIRDERAPFFSRARAAQSQLWSDLEHRSFSGVSVLREIARRRGRAGGGALMPFVFTSSIGLRGGSSLSETSLFRGSRVIGGLSQTPQVWLDCQAMEWNGSLVINWDERAGVFPDGLVSDAFSSFEQTLRSLASSKATWEETRIVHLPQKQKLVRIAANDTGKEIVSSTLHSDFMKTALSHPELPAVRLGDEFVTYAELRALSLKVAHKLKRGVRTAIILEKSIAQVVAVIGCSLAGAPFIPLSPDHPRSRVDTVMGNAEVGAVLAKAETLERLDLAGKEEAMDIDLILSDDISANFEDRTLPSDEAYVIYTSGSTGVPKGVAVSHAAAWNTIADINSRFNVRQSDKIIGLAELTFDLAIYDIFGILSVGGELIFPEPSSLNDPSSWCDVVVKRKVTIWNSVPQQMQMLSYYLDTAPDVPSLSLRLALLSGDWIPVSLPNDIADKIPHLKMVSLGGATEGGIWSIFHEINPSDSEKASIPYGKPLANQEFDIVGRELESLPLLVPGEIIISGKSLASGYLNDPVRTSESFIMRDGVKCYRTGDMGKYLENGDIEFLGRADQQIKVRGYRVELGEVEAALEKAPGVDKAVAFAADNDKTDKHLLAAVIAEKVNPDKAESLFKRSTVAMKECMRDRFSKMAVNEVAEYCRKVDEVCLSAMMNLIADAVSKDGFSMDDMMHGLNAKERNRRLLERWAKSLVDMKALNAKGDSFCFSDDYKRGDIEALWQQLESLELKVEYSKGLLSFLHTCIDSLSGLVSGKVDHLSILFPEGGFDVAASTYRDNLASKTLNSTLVSMVSEFARIKGGLRVLEVGAGTGGSSDSLIDALEGTGSTYLFTDISEFFLSEARNRYEGKNWIGYAIYDVNKDARTQGLADNSFDLIVGANVLHNCIDVLAGLGQIKSLLSPGGILAFIEATRESFPLMVSMDFQDALGMEYSDLRAGTSKVFLNLDEWSGILAKAGFGLTDCSPTNEEPDLFGQHLIVAQAKADIAALSVDDVVSAAQETLPSYMIPEAIGIIDTLPLSRNGKVDRAELKRLPLLGRTQSKTAGIGDERDSYRSDLEARLAVEFSEVLGADSVRRDDDFFELGGDSLLATKLAAQIKKNVDEAAELEWEWLLRKMMESPTVSSLALALSSTEEAEKAAPKGQMAPVVVLKDGNGDGVVNVLVHDGTGTLDPYRDLISASGDKLIIGVQMPDMQKALDYDTRSLIETLGREYADRLSEWNGCSFRIVGYCMGGLIATEIARNLMEQGETVADLFVISSYGFPFKITEDVMIEYAFARVLNAPTEDLGYPKDDEAFANAIADAQIRHPGVLDLLDGEGPVVEKLKKIASLDSNERMRRILSTVTADSNVVERLTQIYRTFKHNLIAVMEYESKPYLGPIHFLRDSGRMGLFKNIGGDETVFWNSVALMGIDTQDIEGDHFTCISGEHAKDVAKRVGLR, from the coding sequence ATGATGGACGAGATCCGATGCCTTCTTGAAGAGATGGCAGATGCGGGAATACGTTTATGGGTCGAGGACGGAAAGCTAAAATTCAGAGCGCCATCTGGAGCCATGACGGTAGAAAGGGCTAACCTGATAAAGAAGAACAGGGATGCTGTAATCGCAGCCCTCAACGAACCTCGCCCGATAAAGCGCGAGCCCGAGAAAAGGTACGATCCTTATCCTCTTACAGACATACAGCAAGCTTATCAGCTTGGCAAGAGCGAAGCTTATCCCTACGGCGGAGTGGGATGCCAAGGGTACATGGAGATTAGCTTGGGAGGCGTTGAATTCGAGCGATTGAACAACGCATGGCGAAAAGTGGTGGCTCGGCATGACGTACTTCACTCGGTCATTTCTGAAGACGGTTATCAGCAGGTGCTGGAAGAATATGATGTGGGATTGATTGAATTCGTCGAAGCCGAATCGCGAAGCTTAGAAGAGGTCGCTTCCGAATGTCGTAGAACCATGGATCACAAGGATTATGCAACCTCGGTCCATCCGTACGAACTGAAAGTGAGTACTGATGGGATTAAGTCAATCCTCCACATATCAGTCAACTTGGCTCTTTGTGACTTTTTGAGCATTACCATAATCCTCAATGATCTGGCTCGGGCATATGACGGCGAGCAACTAGATAGCAGCGACGAGATTTCCTTCAGAGATTTTGTCATGGATGCAAAAACCCGAGGAGTTTCCAGCCCTTCTCTAAAAGCAGATGAGGAATACTGGTCGGCACGCATTGACGAATTGCCTCCCGCCCCTATGCTTCCCATGGGGCCGAATCCTGACGTGCGAACGGGAGTTAGATTCATTAGGCACCAGATGAGCCTTACCGATAACGAATGGGCAGAATTCCGTCGCACAAGCGCAGAGAAAGGGGTTACCCCCACAGCTGCATTGGTCGCTGCATTCTCGGACACTTTGGCGCTGTGGGCGGAATCATCGGATTTCACGATCAATATGACAATGTTGAACAGGGGGGACGACATTCCTGGAATCATGCGTACGGTCGGTGATTTCACAATGTCAAGCCTATTGGGATTGATTCGTGACGAGCGCGCGCCCTTCTTCTCCCGCGCTCGTGCAGCGCAATCACAGCTATGGTCGGATCTTGAACATAGAAGCTTCTCCGGAGTCTCCGTGCTGAGAGAGATCGCGCGACGACGTGGACGTGCGGGCGGTGGGGCGCTCATGCCGTTCGTTTTCACGAGCAGCATCGGCCTACGCGGAGGATCGTCCTTGAGTGAAACAAGCCTCTTTCGTGGCTCTCGAGTCATCGGCGGACTTTCACAAACCCCCCAAGTATGGCTTGACTGCCAAGCGATGGAGTGGAATGGGTCTCTTGTAATCAATTGGGATGAGCGCGCTGGAGTCTTCCCTGACGGTCTGGTTTCAGATGCCTTTTCATCCTTCGAACAGACCCTTAGAAGTCTTGCCTCGAGCAAAGCGACATGGGAAGAGACACGAATAGTCCATTTACCTCAAAAGCAGAAACTTGTTCGTATCGCAGCAAACGACACCGGCAAAGAAATAGTGTCGAGTACCCTCCACTCAGACTTTATGAAGACAGCCCTCTCTCATCCAGAGCTCCCCGCCGTGCGATTGGGAGATGAGTTTGTGACATATGCGGAGCTGAGGGCGCTTTCCCTCAAAGTGGCCCATAAGTTAAAGCGAGGAGTTCGGACTGCGATCATTCTTGAGAAGAGCATTGCACAAGTAGTTGCGGTGATCGGCTGCAGCCTTGCCGGCGCTCCCTTTATTCCTCTATCCCCTGACCATCCTCGATCAAGAGTCGACACCGTTATGGGCAATGCGGAAGTGGGCGCGGTTCTCGCCAAAGCTGAAACCCTCGAAAGGCTTGACTTGGCCGGCAAAGAAGAGGCTATGGATATCGACCTTATCCTAAGCGATGACATTTCCGCTAACTTCGAGGATCGGACTTTGCCATCTGACGAAGCCTACGTGATCTACACGTCCGGCTCCACCGGGGTGCCGAAGGGGGTGGCGGTGAGCCACGCCGCCGCGTGGAACACCATCGCCGACATAAATTCTCGATTCAACGTTAGGCAGAGCGACAAGATCATCGGATTGGCCGAGCTAACCTTCGACCTAGCTATATATGATATATTTGGAATCCTTTCCGTCGGAGGAGAGCTTATCTTCCCCGAACCCTCATCACTTAATGATCCGTCGAGCTGGTGCGACGTAGTTGTTAAACGCAAGGTAACGATATGGAATTCTGTCCCCCAGCAGATGCAAATGCTTTCTTACTACCTTGATACGGCTCCGGATGTCCCCTCTCTTTCCTTGAGGCTCGCTCTCTTGTCTGGCGACTGGATACCCGTCTCTCTACCCAACGATATCGCAGATAAAATCCCTCACTTGAAAATGGTGAGCCTCGGCGGTGCCACCGAGGGAGGAATCTGGTCGATCTTCCACGAAATCAATCCATCGGATTCGGAAAAGGCAAGCATTCCCTACGGAAAGCCTCTTGCCAACCAGGAGTTTGATATCGTAGGACGCGAACTTGAATCGCTGCCTCTTCTCGTTCCGGGTGAAATCATCATTAGCGGAAAGAGCCTTGCTTCGGGCTACCTCAATGACCCTGTTCGAACATCCGAGAGTTTTATAATGCGGGATGGAGTGAAATGCTATCGAACCGGCGACATGGGCAAATACCTGGAAAACGGCGACATCGAGTTTCTCGGGCGTGCAGATCAGCAGATTAAAGTACGGGGTTACCGCGTCGAGCTAGGCGAAGTGGAAGCCGCTTTAGAAAAGGCACCGGGAGTGGACAAGGCTGTCGCATTTGCTGCCGACAACGATAAAACCGACAAGCATCTTCTCGCCGCAGTCATCGCCGAAAAGGTCAATCCCGACAAGGCAGAATCCTTGTTCAAGAGATCTACGGTCGCCATGAAAGAATGTATGAGAGATCGCTTCAGCAAAATGGCTGTCAACGAAGTTGCAGAGTATTGCCGCAAAGTTGACGAGGTCTGCTTGTCGGCCATGATGAATTTGATAGCAGATGCCGTTAGCAAAGATGGCTTCTCAATGGATGACATGATGCATGGACTCAATGCCAAAGAGAGGAACAGAAGGCTCCTAGAGAGATGGGCGAAGTCTCTCGTCGACATGAAAGCGCTCAATGCAAAGGGCGACTCGTTTTGCTTCTCGGACGATTATAAGAGAGGCGACATTGAAGCTTTATGGCAACAGCTCGAATCCTTGGAACTGAAAGTCGAGTACAGCAAAGGGCTTTTGTCGTTTTTGCACACATGCATAGATTCCTTATCCGGCCTCGTGTCGGGGAAAGTGGATCATTTATCCATACTTTTTCCCGAAGGTGGTTTTGATGTAGCCGCTTCAACCTACAGGGACAACCTAGCCTCCAAAACTCTCAACTCCACACTAGTTAGCATGGTTTCGGAATTTGCGCGCATCAAGGGTGGGTTGAGAGTTCTTGAGGTCGGGGCCGGTACGGGAGGCAGCAGCGACTCGCTCATCGATGCGCTTGAGGGAACGGGGAGCACATATCTTTTTACTGACATCTCTGAATTCTTCCTCTCTGAAGCCCGAAATCGCTACGAAGGTAAAAACTGGATTGGCTACGCCATCTACGATGTCAATAAGGATGCCAGAACTCAGGGACTTGCAGACAACTCATTTGATCTCATCGTAGGCGCAAACGTACTCCATAATTGCATCGATGTCCTTGCAGGGCTGGGGCAAATCAAATCCCTTCTTTCTCCGGGAGGCATTTTGGCCTTTATTGAGGCCACGCGCGAGAGCTTTCCCCTTATGGTCAGCATGGATTTCCAAGATGCCCTCGGGATGGAGTACTCGGATTTGCGTGCAGGAACCAGCAAGGTATTCCTTAACCTCGACGAATGGAGCGGAATCCTCGCAAAAGCAGGTTTTGGCTTGACGGACTGCTCTCCTACGAACGAAGAACCGGATCTCTTTGGCCAGCACCTGATAGTCGCACAAGCAAAGGCTGATATAGCCGCGCTTTCGGTCGATGATGTGGTATCAGCCGCACAAGAAACCCTTCCCTCATACATGATTCCTGAAGCCATTGGGATAATCGACACCCTTCCCCTTTCGAGAAACGGAAAGGTTGACAGAGCCGAGCTTAAACGCCTACCACTGCTCGGAAGAACGCAGTCGAAAACTGCGGGCATCGGAGATGAGAGAGACAGCTACCGTAGCGATTTGGAAGCACGCCTAGCTGTAGAGTTTTCTGAAGTACTCGGAGCAGATAGCGTCAGGAGGGATGATGACTTCTTTGAGCTTGGAGGCGATTCGCTTTTGGCCACCAAACTCGCAGCCCAGATAAAGAAGAACGTAGACGAAGCGGCTGAGCTTGAATGGGAGTGGCTTTTGAGAAAGATGATGGAAAGCCCAACGGTCAGCTCACTCGCACTCGCGCTCTCCAGTACAGAAGAAGCAGAAAAGGCCGCGCCCAAAGGGCAGATGGCGCCTGTTGTCGTATTGAAAGACGGAAACGGAGATGGCGTCGTTAACGTATTGGTGCATGACGGAACAGGCACTCTTGACCCATACCGCGACCTTATTAGCGCTTCGGGTGACAAACTCATCATCGGTGTGCAAATGCCCGACATGCAAAAAGCCTTGGATTATGACACCCGATCTCTTATAGAAACCCTCGGAAGAGAGTATGCCGACCGCCTCTCGGAATGGAATGGATGCAGCTTTAGGATAGTGGGATACTGCATGGGAGGTTTGATCGCAACAGAGATTGCAAGAAACCTGATGGAGCAGGGAGAAACCGTTGCCGATCTCTTTGTCATCAGCTCATATGGGTTCCCGTTCAAAATCACCGAAGACGTAATGATTGAGTATGCTTTTGCTCGCGTACTTAATGCCCCAACTGAAGACCTCGGGTATCCGAAAGACGACGAAGCCTTCGCCAACGCAATCGCTGATGCCCAGATCCGACACCCCGGAGTATTGGATCTTCTCGATGGTGAAGGCCCTGTTGTCGAAAAACTGAAGAAGATTGCCTCCCTAGATTCGAACGAGCGCATGCGTAGGATACTTTCAACCGTGACCGCCGATAGCAACGTCGTAGAAAGATTGACCCAAATTTACAGGACGTTCAAACATAATTTGATTGCAGTAATGGAATACGAATCAAAACCCTATCTTGGCCCTATCCACTTTTTGCGAGACAGTGGAAGAATGGGGCTATTCAAGAACATCGGTGGTGATGAAACGGTTTTCTGGAACAGCGTCGCCCTCATGGGGATAGACACCCAAGATATAGAAGGAGATCACTTTACCTGCATATCCGGAGAACACGCAAAAGATGTCGCAAAGAGAGTGGGGCTTCGATGA
- a CDS encoding NAD-dependent epimerase/dehydratase family protein produces MIGVLGSSGHVGSLLADMLKAKGYELRLGSRSAGFIVNMTDPSSLSRFLDGCDAVVNCAGPAYLLSEPAARTAISSGVAYFDVAGCENLCKTLADESAETPVVFSAGMVPGLSGLLLKMAISANKGQDIVGFAGGVQDISLGAAADLVLSMSDTSGYGNNGSMWRSGAVRELDHDPTPAPSCFPEGSFCRAFLSEEARVIAEKEALPRLEWYNVFVGDLFCKALVDAQLSKTQSLEEASKKISIAASIDAMGRQAFYTLAATSGEMAYIVKSADSYELTAAVACYAIESFLAGSIPNGVYNLPDLLDPELAIYGILSLSKSARIEIAPSKSLFEVEEGEL; encoded by the coding sequence ATGATCGGAGTGCTTGGGTCGAGCGGGCATGTTGGATCACTGCTTGCCGACATGCTGAAAGCTAAGGGGTACGAGCTTCGCCTCGGTTCTCGCTCGGCCGGATTCATCGTCAACATGACAGACCCTAGTTCTTTGTCAAGATTTCTCGATGGATGCGATGCGGTGGTCAACTGCGCTGGCCCCGCGTATCTACTGAGCGAACCAGCAGCAAGAACCGCCATAAGCTCAGGCGTTGCATACTTTGACGTTGCCGGCTGCGAAAACCTGTGCAAAACCCTAGCTGACGAATCGGCGGAAACACCGGTTGTATTTTCTGCAGGAATGGTGCCGGGGCTCTCGGGTCTTCTACTAAAGATGGCTATTTCCGCAAACAAAGGACAGGATATTGTTGGCTTTGCCGGGGGAGTCCAAGATATCTCTCTGGGTGCTGCGGCGGATCTAGTTTTGAGCATGTCCGATACGTCGGGATATGGCAACAATGGCTCCATGTGGCGTAGCGGCGCAGTCCGCGAACTTGACCACGATCCAACCCCCGCCCCCTCTTGCTTTCCCGAAGGGTCGTTTTGCAGAGCCTTTTTGTCAGAAGAGGCGAGAGTCATAGCCGAGAAGGAGGCACTTCCAAGACTTGAATGGTATAACGTATTTGTAGGTGATCTGTTTTGCAAGGCTCTTGTCGACGCACAGTTGTCGAAAACCCAGAGCCTCGAAGAAGCAAGCAAGAAAATCAGCATAGCCGCATCCATCGATGCTATGGGTAGACAGGCATTTTATACGTTGGCTGCAACTTCTGGAGAAATGGCCTACATTGTTAAATCGGCCGACAGCTATGAGCTAACTGCAGCAGTGGCATGCTATGCCATAGAGAGTTTCCTTGCTGGGAGCATCCCCAATGGCGTATACAACTTGCCCGATCTGCTTGATCCAGAACTGGCGATATACGGAATTCTATCTTTGTCTAAGAGTGCTCGAATCGAAATTGCACCGTCAAAGTCTTTGTTTGAAGTCGAGGAAGGCGAGTTATGA
- a CDS encoding Gfo/Idh/MocA family oxidoreductase — MKAVVVGSTFGSVYAEGIKIADDVELAGIVGRGSKRSAALAASYGVPLYQGANAVPANIDLACVVVRSAMVGGDGVEISRSFLEKGIHVIQEQPMHSSEVLELTRCAAEHDCKFMLNGFYPYLDSVKRFIDAAASLRKEHELLSIDVTTCVQVAYPFVEVVGKVAGSLHPFRLEKIADAGPFDILVGEVGGVPLSVRFQNEMDSSDPDNNAIALMRMDVCSDKGILSLCDVYGDVLWTPRFHVGKAAADSSNLSTVESASINVLHRRAEAYNSILAEQWPKGIANMLSERLGERNSLATTQFQISACLAWQEFTSALGAPSELRQRR; from the coding sequence ATGAAAGCCGTGGTTGTGGGGAGCACGTTCGGAAGCGTATATGCCGAGGGCATTAAGATTGCCGACGATGTAGAGCTGGCTGGTATTGTAGGCAGGGGGAGCAAGAGAAGCGCCGCCTTGGCTGCATCATACGGAGTTCCTCTGTATCAAGGGGCTAATGCCGTTCCGGCAAACATAGATCTTGCTTGTGTCGTGGTAAGATCAGCCATGGTTGGAGGAGATGGAGTTGAAATATCTCGCTCCTTCCTCGAGAAGGGCATTCACGTAATCCAAGAGCAGCCCATGCATAGCAGCGAGGTTCTTGAGCTGACCAGATGCGCTGCAGAACATGATTGCAAATTCATGCTTAACGGTTTCTATCCATATCTCGATTCGGTTAAGCGCTTCATTGATGCCGCAGCTTCCCTTCGCAAGGAACACGAATTGCTAAGCATAGATGTGACTACATGCGTACAAGTAGCATACCCTTTTGTAGAGGTGGTTGGGAAAGTGGCCGGAAGCTTGCATCCTTTCAGATTGGAGAAGATAGCAGATGCCGGTCCTTTTGACATCCTAGTCGGAGAAGTAGGAGGAGTTCCCCTTTCCGTTCGATTCCAAAACGAAATGGATTCCAGTGACCCAGACAATAATGCCATAGCCCTGATGCGGATGGATGTTTGCTCGGATAAAGGCATTCTGTCCCTATGCGACGTTTACGGAGATGTTCTTTGGACGCCACGGTTTCATGTCGGAAAGGCAGCAGCCGACAGCTCGAATCTCTCAACCGTCGAAAGCGCAAGTATTAACGTTCTTCATAGGAGAGCAGAGGCATATAATTCTATCCTCGCTGAACAGTGGCCGAAGGGGATTGCCAATATGCTCTCGGAGAGACTTGGAGAGCGCAACTCCCTTGCCACAACCCAATTCCAGATTTCCGCATGCCTAGCCTGGCAAGAGTTTACTTCGGCCTTAGGTGCCCCAAGCGAATTGAGGCAACGTCGTTAA
- a CDS encoding SLC13 family permease — protein sequence MVVERTASFGKLHLKGIVASVGLTAGLLVLIFPLPELESPARIQLALTLGALSFWASGVMPAPITGMLYMGLLLITNSSDPLTVFSGWTNEGGGLWLVLCAFLIASGVERSGLARRAALSICASGQVKGFQSLIAAIAVIELLFALIIPSAFARTFVILAVAKEVCKENSVSETDAAVINFACFALAVPTTLIFLTSEPALNTLVVEYSELGLSWVGWFSTIGIPNIIYLFLVTVLFIRVFKPSGKVFVDGVKSRASLEDLGRLSPKEKKMALWLSLMIAFWLLYPFMGIGIAWGTMLLTSLMFLPRIGVLDAKAFADVPVGTLVFLTCALSIGSVGEATGMSQWIADTALPASLPSDILSTVIFISAISLAIHTLIGSVLATAVVIFPILISFGDVAGLGVSDAGAVLIAYQMIASQFFLSMHQAPIASGMELAGYGEKTVMKLGAPMTCLALVQQVLVTGWLFLADVL from the coding sequence ATGGTAGTCGAGCGAACAGCGTCATTTGGAAAGCTTCATTTAAAAGGCATTGTTGCTTCGGTAGGTTTGACCGCTGGGCTTCTCGTTTTGATATTTCCATTGCCGGAGTTGGAAAGCCCAGCACGTATTCAGCTTGCTCTCACTCTCGGTGCTTTATCGTTTTGGGCAAGCGGAGTGATGCCGGCCCCAATTACGGGCATGCTGTATATGGGGCTACTGCTCATCACGAACTCCTCTGATCCGCTAACAGTTTTTTCTGGCTGGACGAACGAAGGAGGCGGTCTATGGCTGGTGCTTTGCGCGTTTCTCATAGCTTCTGGAGTTGAAAGGTCTGGACTTGCTAGAAGAGCAGCTCTGAGTATTTGCGCATCCGGTCAAGTCAAAGGTTTTCAATCGCTCATTGCAGCGATAGCCGTCATAGAGCTGTTGTTCGCACTGATCATTCCAAGCGCCTTTGCAAGAACATTCGTCATATTGGCAGTTGCAAAAGAAGTGTGCAAAGAAAATAGCGTATCTGAGACGGATGCCGCTGTAATCAATTTTGCATGTTTTGCGCTTGCAGTTCCCACGACACTTATCTTTTTGACTTCGGAACCAGCCCTCAATACACTCGTTGTTGAATATTCCGAATTAGGGTTGAGCTGGGTTGGCTGGTTCAGCACTATAGGCATTCCCAACATCATCTACTTATTTTTAGTGACAGTTCTGTTTATAAGAGTGTTTAAGCCGTCTGGAAAGGTCTTTGTAGATGGGGTAAAAAGCCGCGCTTCGTTAGAAGACCTTGGCAGATTGAGCCCTAAAGAAAAGAAGATGGCTTTGTGGCTCTCTCTGATGATTGCATTCTGGTTGCTTTACCCTTTCATGGGAATAGGTATAGCGTGGGGAACTATGCTTCTCACATCGCTTATGTTCCTACCTCGAATCGGAGTACTTGACGCAAAAGCTTTTGCAGACGTTCCCGTGGGAACTCTTGTATTCCTCACCTGTGCGTTGTCGATCGGATCTGTAGGCGAAGCCACAGGTATGAGCCAGTGGATTGCCGATACGGCGCTCCCAGCTTCTTTACCAAGCGATATTCTGTCAACCGTCATTTTTATATCAGCAATATCATTGGCCATCCATACTTTGATAGGATCAGTGTTGGCCACCGCTGTCGTTATTTTTCCCATACTGATATCGTTCGGCGATGTAGCGGGATTGGGCGTAAGCGATGCGGGCGCTGTTCTGATCGCATACCAAATGATTGCCAGCCAGTTTTTTCTTTCGATGCATCAGGCACCGATTGCCTCTGGCATGGAGCTTGCTGGGTACGGCGAAAAGACCGTAATGAAGCTTGGCGCTCCCATGACTTGCCTTGCGCTTGTTCAGCAGGTACTCGTGACTGGCTGGCTTTTTCTTGCAGACGTTTTGTAG
- a CDS encoding thioesterase II family protein, whose protein sequence is MNNWIVDLNQKEQARGTALVFVPHAGGGPNAFRSVAREIRRKLPVYAICYPGHENRISEPLVDDFSFVAEGIAKAASAYFEDRPFAYFGHSMGASLAHEAARIAALDKLHGPSHLIVSSREAPSSIREAHVHLYDDAEFREELLRVGGISPEVLEIDELCDIFLPIIRNDYKLIEEYVPTENYEMGIDCPVTAFLGKDDPEALENEMRDWANVTTGFFEMRHFQGGHFYFMDDVSQVATALVETLHNNRQSSV, encoded by the coding sequence GTGAACAATTGGATAGTCGATCTCAATCAGAAAGAGCAAGCGAGAGGAACAGCTTTGGTATTTGTGCCCCATGCGGGCGGAGGACCCAATGCATTCAGATCTGTCGCACGCGAGATTCGCAGGAAACTTCCTGTCTACGCTATTTGCTATCCAGGTCATGAAAATAGAATATCGGAGCCTCTCGTAGACGATTTCTCGTTTGTAGCAGAGGGAATCGCCAAAGCAGCGTCCGCATATTTTGAAGATCGACCTTTTGCCTATTTCGGACACAGCATGGGGGCCTCCCTTGCCCATGAAGCAGCTCGAATCGCAGCGCTGGATAAACTGCATGGCCCTTCGCATTTGATAGTATCAAGCCGAGAAGCTCCTTCGAGCATCAGAGAGGCCCACGTCCACCTCTATGACGATGCCGAATTTAGGGAAGAATTGCTTCGCGTAGGCGGAATATCTCCCGAGGTGCTCGAGATAGACGAACTCTGCGATATATTTTTGCCGATCATTCGGAACGACTACAAACTGATAGAAGAGTACGTTCCTACAGAAAATTATGAGATGGGCATCGACTGTCCCGTTACGGCTTTCTTAGGGAAGGACGATCCGGAAGCTCTGGAGAATGAAATGAGGGATTGGGCAAACGTTACGACAGGCTTCTTCGAGATGAGGCATTTCCAAGGAGGGCATTTTTACTTCATGGACGATGTTTCCCAAGTCGCCACTGCTCTAGTCGAAACGCTGCACAACAACAGACAATCCAGCGTCTAG
- a CDS encoding ABC transporter ATP-binding protein, whose translation MTNGSDAIVEIAGLSIATLGGKRVIDDLSIEILAGENRALVGESGSGKTTLALALMGRIRSGLVHEAGTIFVDGANVLSLKGSSLRRYRAETVSWLSQDPALSLTPHMTVRALLSESVPMDDEDALGLLGRVGLSGVKGLLDRRPRSLSGGQRRRVAIAKAIASKPRVLILDEPTAGLDGATADEVVATIKGICAESGMSVVAITHDLDVAGKFAESVTVLKEGCVLETVSHSELMNNPGTDYARKLVDAQRLERRPGDEMDSSAGAPVFSASSFDVVTPDGKVATRNAAFSINHGRGLSLFGPSGSGKSTIVRAITGERPAERGSVALDLGDGDMHVLARSFKDRSQTELAAVQMVPQDPATSLNPALCVDTQLSRAVRRVHPRWSRKEVRERVSELLALVRLPDEIKRQHPRSLSGGQAQRVAIARALAHEPKVLVCDESTSALDPTTQKDILDTLNQLKRDEGLALVVVTHAERVARYTCEEEIAVPFEG comes from the coding sequence GTGACGAACGGATCGGACGCGATTGTCGAGATAGCGGGCCTTTCGATTGCAACTCTCGGGGGTAAACGCGTTATCGACGATCTGTCGATAGAGATTTTGGCCGGAGAAAACCGCGCTCTCGTCGGAGAATCGGGGTCGGGCAAAACCACGCTCGCCCTCGCGCTCATGGGACGCATCCGCAGCGGCCTCGTCCACGAGGCCGGAACGATCTTCGTCGACGGGGCGAACGTGCTTTCTCTCAAAGGCTCATCGCTGAGGCGCTACCGGGCGGAAACGGTATCGTGGCTGTCGCAGGATCCCGCTCTCTCGCTCACGCCCCACATGACGGTGCGCGCGCTGCTGTCAGAATCCGTCCCGATGGACGACGAGGACGCGCTCGGCTTGCTTGGCAGGGTGGGCCTCTCGGGTGTCAAAGGGCTGCTCGACCGGAGGCCGCGCTCGCTTTCCGGAGGGCAGCGTCGACGTGTGGCCATCGCCAAGGCCATCGCGTCGAAACCTCGCGTGCTTATACTCGACGAGCCCACTGCCGGCCTCGACGGAGCCACCGCCGATGAGGTCGTGGCCACCATCAAGGGAATCTGCGCCGAATCGGGAATGAGCGTTGTCGCCATCACCCACGACCTTGATGTGGCCGGCAAGTTCGCCGAATCCGTCACCGTCCTCAAAGAGGGCTGCGTTCTCGAAACGGTTTCGCATTCCGAGCTGATGAACAACCCTGGAACCGATTACGCCCGCAAACTCGTTGACGCCCAGCGGCTTGAACGGCGTCCCGGCGATGAAATGGATTCATCCGCCGGTGCCCCTGTGTTTTCAGCATCAAGCTTCGATGTCGTGACGCCCGACGGCAAGGTTGCAACGAGGAATGCCGCGTTTTCGATCAATCATGGCCGGGGGCTTTCCCTTTTCGGGCCTTCGGGGTCGGGCAAGAGTACGATTGTCAGGGCCATCACGGGAGAGCGCCCTGCGGAAAGAGGTTCTGTGGCGCTCGATTTGGGCGATGGGGATATGCATGTTCTCGCGCGCTCGTTCAAGGATCGGTCGCAAACCGAGCTTGCCGCCGTGCAGATGGTGCCGCAGGATCCTGCGACAAGCCTCAATCCCGCGCTTTGCGTGGACACCCAGCTTTCTCGCGCCGTCAGGCGGGTGCATCCTCGCTGGTCGAGGAAAGAGGTGAGGGAGCGGGTCTCGGAGCTTTTGGCCTTGGTGCGTTTGCCCGACGAGATCAAACGCCAGCACCCCCGCTCGCTTTCGGGTGGACAGGCCCAGCGCGTTGCCATCGCCCGGGCCCTCGCCCATGAGCCCAAGGTGCTTGTTTGCGACGAATCGACCTCCGCCCTCGACCCCACCACTCAAAAGGACATCCTCGATACGTTGAACCAGCTGAAACGAGACGAGGGCTTGGCGCTTGTCGTTGTCACCCATGCGGAAAGAGTGGCGCGCTACACCTGCGAGGAGGAAATCGCCGTGCCTTTCGAGGGTTAG